In Serinus canaria isolate serCan28SL12 chromosome 4, serCan2020, whole genome shotgun sequence, the sequence taaagcaaagtctggttttaattttcccagtcagggataaaaaaaaaaaaaaaatcctaaatccaGCATTAAAGCCAAGGATTttcctgctgggtttggtgTGGAGCACAAGGAACCTTGGAGAAGGTCCTGGAGTCCCTGGGCAGGTCTGGGGTGTAAAGTTTGCCTTAATTATCCTCtggaaaaaatttttttgtgcCGCCCTAATTAATTAATCCCCCCAAATTAAACCAGGCCTTCCTGCCCCACCTCTCCAGCCGCACCGAGGGGTGACACCAAGTGACACGAAGGTGCCCCTGGGGACTCACAGAGGACGTTGAgggtggcaggggtggcactgtggTTCCAGGCTGGGGTCCGTACGGAGCACTGGTAGGAGCCGGCGTCGGAGGCGGTGACCCCGGGGAAGGTGAGGTTTGGGGAAGAGCCGGTGCCCAGCCACACCTGGTTCCGGTACCAGGTGTAGCTCAGCACGTCCTGGTCCCCTCCTGCCACCGCGCAGGTGagggtggcactgtccccttcCCGCACGTCTGGGGACGGCCAGATCCGGACCCGGGCGGCTGCAcgggagggggggaaaaatggtGATCCCacaattcccaggaaaaagtGGGGATCCCTCAGTTTCCAGGAAGAAGTGGGGATCCCtcaatttccaggaaaaatgggGATCCCtcaattcccaggaaaaatggTGATCCctgaattttcaggaaaaagtggGGATCCTTCAATTTCCAGGAAGAAGTGGTGATCCctcattttccaggaaaaagtgGGATCCCtcaatttccaggaaaaagtgGGGATCCCTCAATTTCCAGGAAGAAGTGGGGATCCCtcaattcccaggaaaaagtGGGGATCCCtcaattcccaggaaaaagtGGTGATCCCtcaattcccaggaaaaagtGGGGATCCCtcaatttccaggaaaaagtgGTGATCCGTcaatttccagggaaaagtggGGATCCCtcaattcccaggaaaaagtGGGGATCCCtcaattcccaggaaaaagtGGGGATCCCtcaatttccaggaaaaagtgGGGATCCCtcaatttccaggaaaaagtcGGGATCCCtcaattcccaggaaaaagtGGGGATCCCtcaattcccaggaaaaagtCGGGACCCCTCAATTTCCAGGAAGAAGTGGGGATCCCtcaattcccaggaaaaaataGTGATCCTtcaattcccaggaaaaagtGGGGATCCCtcaatttccaggaaaaagtgGGGATCCGTcaatttccagggaaaaataGTGATCCTtcaattcccaggaaaaagtGGGGATCCCtcaattcccaggaaaaatggTGATCCCtcaatttccaggaaaaaatagTGATCCTtcaattcccaggaaaaagtGGGGATCCCTCAATTCCCAGGAAGAAGTGGGGATCCCtcaattcccaggaaaaatggTGATCCCTCAATTTTGAGGGAAAAGTGAGGTTTCCTCAATTTCCAGAGTGGGAAAGTCAGGGAGTTGCAGCGCAGTAAAAAGAGGGAACGGCCACCACGACCCGCAGGTGACACCATTCCCGTGGTGTTCCCATGGATTTGTTtgggatgctccatccctggaagtgtccgaggtcaggatggacagggcttggggcagcctgggatagcggaaggtgtccctgtccatggcaggggtgggattgatgggatttaaggtctctccccacccaaaccattccatgactccgTGGTTCCATGATTCCCAGGgtgatggcagcagggcagtgccatggatggacacagcacaggagccTTGGAATCCCATCCAAGCAGAGCCCTGTCCCTTTGCCACATGCCCGGGacacctgcagctctctgggaatACCTCCACCCCCATAAACAAggattttctccattttttcccccattttcatCCTGTCCAGCCtattccagctgctctccacaTTCcctcccccattcccatcccttcATCTCATCACCATAACCTCAATCCCATCATTccatctgctgcctgcagctctccatcccattcccattcccattcccattcccatcccatggatcccatcccattcccattcccatcccatggatcccatcccatggatcccatcccatcccatcccatcccatcccatcccatcccatcccatcccatcccatcccatcccatcccaccccattcccagtgACTCACCGCCTCCGGAGAAGTTCCCGGTGGCGCTGGCGTTGCCGTGGGCGTTGGTGGCCACACACCGGTACTCGCCCTCGTCCTGCAGCAGCACGGGGTGGAGGCGGACACGCAGCGCGTTGGTGGCCGCGGTGACACTGAGCCGCGGCCGGGGGACGGGCGGTGACAGCGCCGTGGAGGCCACCAGGGCCCCGTCCTTGAAGAGGGCCAGCTGTGCCGGCGGGGAGCTGTCCACGGAGCACTCCAGGATCCCGCGCTGCCCCCACGGGGGCTCCAGGAAGGTGCTGAGCGCCAGCGCCCGCGGGGCGTCTGCCCGGGAAGGGGGGAGAGACCCGAGGATGCACCCAGAGAGCCCGGGAACCAGCCAGGTGCCAGCGTCCAACAGGGTGCCATCCCATCGGTGCCATACCATCAGTGCCATGACAGTGGCACCATTCTAGTGGTGCCATTCCAGTGGTGCCGGCCCCTTGGCACCATCCCTTGGCACCATCCCTTGGCACCATCCCATTGGCACCATCCCTTGGCACCATCCCATTTGACACCATCCCCTTGGCACCATCCCATCTCAGCATGATTCCAGTGGCACCATTCCAGTGGTACCATCTCATCGGTGCCATTCCAGTGGCACCATTCCAGTGGTGGCAGCCCCTTGGCACCATCCCATTGACACCATCCCCTTGGCACCATCCCATCTCAGCTTGATTCCAGTGGCACCATTCCAGTGGTACCATCCCATTGGTGCCATTCCAGTGGTACAATCCCCTTGGCACCAACCAGTCTCAGCACCATTCCAGTGGTGCCATCCTGTTGGCACCATCCCAAGGGCAGCATTCCAGCGGTATCGTCCCATCCCATTGGCACTATTTCATTGGtaccatcccatcccatcccatcccatcccatcccatcccatcccatcccatcccatcccatcccatcccccatcccatcccatcccattgcATTTCCTCCCCATCTCATTTTATCCCACCCCATTTCATCCCAATTCCATCTCATCCCAAATCATCTCAATTCCTCCCATCCCAATTCTGttccgtccatccatccatccatcatccatccatccatccatccatccatccatccatccatccatccatccatccatccatccatccatccaccatccatccatccatccatccatccagcctccatccatccatccagcatccagccatccatccatccagccatccatccatccatccatccatccatccatccagccatccatccatccatccatccatcctccatcatccatccatccatccatccatccatccatccatccatccatccatcatccatccatccatccatccatccatccatccatccatccatccatccatccatccatccatccatccatccatccatccatccatccatccatccatccatccatccatccatccatccatcccatcccaccatccatccatcccatccatccatccatccatccctccatccatccatccatccatccatccatccatccatccatccatcccatcccatcccatcccatcccatcccatcccatcccctcgGTCCCCTGGCAGGCCCCACTCACAGCAGACGCTCAGGGTGACAGCGGGGGACACGCTGGTCCCCGCAGAGCCCTGGGCCCGGCAGTGGTAGAGCCCGGTGGCGGCGCTGGTGACACGGGACAGCACGAGGACACTGTCAGGACCCTCCTGCAGCCACTTGCTGTCCTTGTACCAGGAGTAGACGGTGTCACCCAGTGGCTCTCCGGCCACCTGGCACATCAGGGACACGTTGTCACCTTCCAGCACCTCCGAGGACGGTGAGATCAGGACTCGGGTGGCTGGAGCGGGGACAGTGCCAGCtcagaggggacagggcagagctcGGCACTGCCGGTGTCCCCTCGTCACTCCCGTAACCTGTGGGGTGTGATATTCCCACTCTGTCCAAGGATTTGGGACAGCTCCGATGCGATATTGGTGCTCCCTGTCCCCTTAGGGTGTCCCCAACTCCTCCTGGAGATGCTCAGGGCTGAGGTGGTGGAATACAgacagggggtggcactgagagggatctggtggcactgagagggatctggtggcactgggggggatCTGGTGGCATTAGGAGTGTAGACATGAGGTCATTCCCATGGTATGGACCCCTCTGATGCCTGGGTGGGatctggtggcactgggggagatctggtggcactgggaccaCAGCCACATTGTCATTCCCATGGTGTGGACCACTCTAGTCCCTGGGAGGGatctggtggcactgggagcacagaCATGAGGCCATTCCCATGGGATGAGCCAGTCCGATCCCTGGGAGGGATCTGATGGCAGTGGGAGGGATCTGGTGACACTGGGGGGGATCTGGTGGCATTAGGAGTGTAGACATGAGGTCAGTCCCATGGTATGGACCACTCTGGTTCCTGGGAGGGATCCTGCGGCACTGGGAAGGatctggtggcactgggtgggatctggtggcactgggaccaCAGACACGAGGTCATTCCCATGGTATGGACCCTCTGATGCCTGGGTGGGatctggggacactgggagggatctggtggcactgggagcacagaCATGAGGACATTCCCATGGGATGAGCCAGTCCGATCCCTGGGTGGGATCTGGTGGCATTGGGAGCGCAGACACGAGGACATTCCCATGGGACGGGCCACTCCGATCCCCGAATCCTGGGCTCCCCACCTTGCACGCGCAGGTACAGCCGTCGCTCCGCGGAGCCGTGCGCGTTGGTGGCCGTGCACCGGTAGCTGCCGTCATCGGCTGGTGTCACCTCCCGGATCTCCACCCGCAGCGAGTTGGGGACAGCGGAGACGGTGACCCGTGGGCTGCTCCCGCCGGCGCTGGTGGCCACCAGCTCCTGGTCACggagcagggccagctgggcCGGGGGGTTGCTGGCCACGGAGCACTGGAAGATGGCCAGGGAGCCCTGCTCGGCCTCCAGGAAAGCCGTCAGGAGAGGGTCCCGAGGGGGGTCTGCGAGGGGGAGTGGGATGAGAGGCTGGGAACCCCGTTGGGAGAGGGGTCCTGGGGAGGGGTCACGGCTCTGGGGTTCTGGGAAagggtgggaggagagggaaaaggaaaagggaaaggggaaaaggggaaagtgaaaaggggaaagggagaagtaaaaagaggaaagggaaaggggaaaggggaaagggaaagggaaaagggagaagtgAAAAGGGGaaagtgaaaagggaaaaggggaaagaaaggagaaggggaaaggaaggagaaggggaaaggggaaagggaaacgggaaaatggaaaagggaaaaggggaaagggaaaatggaaaaggggaaagggaaaagggaaaagggaaaaggggaaagggaaaagggaaaagggaaaagggaaaaggggaaaggaaaaaggggaaagggggaaggggaaaggaaggagaagggtaaaggggaaaggggaaaggggaaaaggggacaggaaggagaaggggaaaggaaggagaaggggaaaggaaggagaaggggaaagggaaaagggagaagtgaaaaggggaaatgggaaaggaaggagaaggggaaaggggaagggaaaacagaagaggatggtgaagagaaagggaatgggaaaggaaacagaaaagagaaaggaaaaggggaaaaggggaaattgaaaggaaaagggaaagggaatggaaagtgaaaagggaaacagtaaggaagggggaagggaaaaggagtaattgaaagggaaagggagaggaaaaagaggaaaaagaggaaaaagggagaaggggaagggaagggggaagggaaagggacgCACACAGCACTTCCAGGAGGACGTCGGGAGAGCTCCGTTCACTGCCCGCGGTGCTGGCCCGGCACCGGTAGAGCCCGGTGTCCCTGCTGGCCACCGGCTGCAGCACCAGCGAGGTGGCCGAGCCCGTGGAGATCTGCTGCCCGTTGTGGTACCAGGTGACATTGGGGACAGCTGTGGAGCCGCTGCTCAGGTGACAGGTGAGGGTGGCATTGCTACCCTCCAGCACACGGGGGGAGGGGGACACGGTGACGttggcagctgtgggcaggaggaaaTGGAGTCTGGTGTCAATGGTGGGGTGACAACCCCCCAGAGCCACCAAAGGACAGCGTGGCTACCCCAGAGGACGAATTCCAGCTGATCCCACAGTGCCATGGTGGGGACAGCtctgagcctggcagtgccaccagcccagggacaTCCCTTGGCCACGTTTTGCTCAGTGttcctgtcacacacagccagggaatCCCCACCAGGGGCTGGAATGTCATGGGGATGCCACCATGTCTGGATTTCATGGACATGTGACATTTCTGTATGGCATTTCCATGTGGTGTTTCCATGTGACATTTCCATGCCTGGATTTCATGGACATGTGACATTTCCATGCGGCATTTCCATGTCTGGGTTTCATGGACATGTGGCATTTCCATGTGGCATTTCCATGTGACATTTCCGTGTCTGGGTTTCATGAACATGTGACATTTCCATGTGACATTTCCATGTGACATTTCCATGTGACATTTCCATGTGGCATTTCCATGAGGTGTTTCCATGTCTGGGTTTCATGGACATGTGGCATTTCCATGTGGCATTTCCATGTGGCATTTCTATGTGACATTTCCATGTCTGGATTTCATGAACACATGACATTTCCATGTGACATTTCCATGTGACATTTCCATGTGACATTTCCATGTCTGGATTTCCTGGACATGTGACATTTCCATGTCTGGGTTTCATGGACATGTGGTATTTCCATGTGGCATTTCCATGTCTGGATTTCCTGGACATGTGACATTTCCATGTCTGGACATTTCTTGGACATGTGACATTTCCATGTCTGGGTTTCATGGACATGTGGCATTTCCATGTGACAATTCCATGTCTGGGTTTCATGGACACGTGACATTTCCATGTGacatttctgctcctcctgccaccaTCTCCTGAGCttgcctccttccccagcaTTCCCTTCCCACGCTCCCCTCCCTCAGAACATTCCCAGATGCCAcaatgtcccctgtccccactcACTGTCAGCCTTGAAATCCACAGTGGCGCTGGCGCTTCCTTGGgaattcccagcctggcacacgTAAATCCCTTCATCCTCCACCACCACATCCCGAATTTCCACCTTCAGGCTGTTGTAGGACCTGGTGACGTGgaccctggggctggtggcctggggacagccctgggtgCAGGCGATGGCATCGTCCCCTCTCCGGAGGGTGAGGTTGGACTCGGGATCGCTCTCTACGGAGCACTGGATGATGCCCAGGCGCCcgccctggctctgcaggaacGAGCTCAGCACCGGCTGCCTCGGGGCGTCTGTGGGGGAAAACTGGATCTGTGAGGTCGGGAAAACCCCTGGAATCCAAAGGATGGATGCTTCCAGCACCTCCTGATCATCCAGGTGGGATTGGGTTTGGAATGatctggggcagtgggaggtgtccctgccaaggggagaggggttggaatgaggagaactttgaggtccctcccaacccaatGCAGGGACAAAACAGCCCTGGATCCATTGGGAAAACCCTCAGAATCCAAGGGATTGATGCCTGAGAAACCCTTGGACATCCAGGTTGGAGCTGGTCCAGTGGGAAGTGCCCGTGCCCGTGGCAGAGGGGTCAGAACGAGATGGGTTTTGTGgtcccccaaacccaaaccattaaTGGTTCTACAATCGTTTACTGTTCCTAAAATTCTTGGGAAGGTGGGAATTCTCCAAATCCCTCCTCCCCAGAACTCCCAGATTTACCCGCCAAAGGGAATTTTCCACCCTCCCCACATTCCCACCCTAGAGCTCCTCAGCCGTGGCTGGTGGGGATGGGGGAAACCTCAGGGtgggagcacccccagcccagccccaggacccTTTGGAATTCCCACGGGACACTCACAGAGCACTCGGAGCGGGACAGCCTCCGACGTGTCGCTGCCGTTCCTGCTCCGGACCTGGCACTGGAAGGCGCCGGCGTCGTCCCCGCGGACGGACGGGAATTCCAAGGTGGGGAAcgagctctcctggagcctgcGGCCGTTCCTGTACCAGGTGTAGAGCGGCTCctcccccgtgtcccctgtccccacgcAGGTCAGGGTGACCGCGGTCCCCTCTGTCACCTCCGCCGAGGGCTGGATCAggatccctgcagctggaggagcagggggagagggatttcagggaaggagggaaatcTTTCCCATGGGTCCATCCAGCTACAATTCCCTGCTGGGCTTCCCAGAGTCCCCTCCCTCACCATGGGTCTTTGTGGGGTGACattccctggggacactgcGCAGGCCAATGGGGCCTTTCCTGACCCTTTCCCGCTTTTTCCGAGTGTGTCCAGGTGACTTTTTCCCAGGACAGAGCCTGTCCCCTCTTCCCACTGGTTGGGCTTTGTCCAACTTCCAGCTCCCCACCTGGAGCACCCAAATCCGGGTTTGGTTTCTCTGGAATTGGACCTTGAGGtctctcttgggttttttttggagtcCTAAAGGATGTTCCTCTTGGACATGGGTTTGGGGgacttttctctccttctgctgcctctgtcaCCCCAGATGATCCAGACTTGGGGGTCAGGGGACAGTGACgggtggggatggatggggcaGGAAAATTTGGATAAATTTACTGATTTTTGGCATtttgggaaacaaaaccaaacccaggaGCCTCTCCAGCTCCAAAAGCAGCTCTGACCCCGCTGAGGAGGGGACACCACACAGCCCCCAGGACACCGAGgtcccccagtgccaccacagggGTCCCCCACACTCTGTGGGGTTGCGTGTCCCCCCAGTTTTGGGAATTCATCATCACCCCAAACCCAGGAGCAGCCGTGTCACCCCGGGACTCACCGCGGGTCACCAGGACCTTGGTGGCACTGGCGCTGCCGTGGACGTTGCTGGCGGTGCAGCCGTACTTCCCGCTGTCCTGGGGTCCCGCATCCCGGATTTCCAACCGCAGGGAATTGTGGGAGGCGGTGACACCGAGCCGCTGGCCCAGGGGCACCTGCGCCCCGCTGGTGGCCAGCACGGTGCCGTCGCGGTCGATGGCCAGGGTGGCCGGAGGGTGGCTGTCCACAGTGCAGCGGACAATGACCAGCCGGCCACCCTGGGTCTCCTGGAAGAGCGTGAGGGTGGGAATTCGGGGTggatctgtgggatgggagAGGATGCTGAGGTTGGGATGTCCTCGTGGTGAGGTCACAGGGAAAATCACGGAGTGGTTTGAGTTGGAGGGGACGTTAAATCCCAGCTggtcccatgggcagggacacctctgactagcccaggtggctccaagctccatccaacctggcctgggcTCTTCCAAGGATAGGAAGTGTCACCCTACCCAACTTGGATGTCACAATCTGCTTGTCCCGTGTGTCACCAGGTCAGATTTACCCAAAATTGTCACAACCAAGCCGTGGCTGGGTTATTTCCCCCCTGAAAACCTCCTGAGCTGTTCTTATCCAGCTGGATTCTCCATGAAAAACCTTATGGAAATGGAGGGGATTggtgggaggtgctgggatggaCAAGTCCCAAATGTCACTTAATGTCACCTTCACACCTGCCTCATGGCCAAAATTTGTTGTATCCCCATAAAACTGAACCAGCAGGGCCGACCCCCTCATCTACCCCTGGGGTGCTCAGGAAGAGGATTTGCCAtgaattttttgggggggatttcctggattttggggggatttgcACAGCCCCatgtggcaggagctggtgtCACTCACATGTCACGCTGAGGCTGATGGCCTGGGCCGTGTCACTGCCCTGGCTGTTGGTCACTTGGCAGGAGTAGTAGCCGGCGTCACCGGCGGCCACGGCGGGGAAGAGGAGGGTGTGGGCCGGACCCTCCTTGAGCCACGCGCTGTTCTTGTACCAGGTGTAGGTCAGCTCCTCAGGATGTCCCTCCCGCCCGGGGACATCGCAGGACAAGGTGGTGGCCGTCCCCTCGAGCACCTCGGCCGCGGGGCTGGCTGAGATCTCTGCGGCTGAGGGAGAAGGGACAGGTTCAGgatggccctggggacaggaaaaCAGAACGCCCACCCCAAATCTCCCCATTCCAGAGCCTGGGAGAAGATGGAAGCCCCAACAAGAGAGCTGGGGGACATTTGGGTTTGTCCCCTGCCaccagctggggacacctggcTTTAGAGCAAAGCCCTGGGGGCCAAACCCATGGGGGGTGGGGAAGGGTCTTTCAGCTCTCAGGGTGGGCTcgggggggttttggggggagcacagggacccATCTGGGGGGAGATGATCCCTGTGGGATTCCAGCTCAGGCAGGGAAGGCTGGgatttgtgtttgctgtgggatctgctgggaaaagcaaactgttcccttccctgtggGGGTGGAATTCcgagagaagctgtggctgctcctggatccctggaagtgccccaggccaggctggacatggcCTGGATCCACCTGGGATAGCGGGAATTGCCTGTGCCCACAGGGGTGGGAATGATCCCTAAGgttccttcccagcacagctctggatcTCCACAAGCTCCCaaccccttcccagctctgctccctgtccttGGCTGGAATTCCCTCCCTGTTTTCTGGGATCACCAAGAGAAGGGACACAGGTGTGGCACACAGGTGACCACCACCCTCCTCCTGGATGGACACCCCAATTCCCGGACCTCCAGCAGCACCGgccacctccatcccagcccGTGCCACCCCAGTGTGGGACACTCAGCGATGTCCCGCCCCGGCAGAGCTCCCGTGGCACTCACAGAACACACGGAGGGTGACAGGAGGTGACACCCCGGTGCCGAGGGTGTTCTGGGCCTCGCAGTGGTACCGCCCGTGGTCCTCGCGGCGCACCCCCCGCAGGGCCAGCACCCGCTCGGTGCCCACGGCCACCCCGTCCTTGTACCAGTGGTACCCCGAGACCGGGGGGTGGCTGCTGCCAACCTCACAGCTCAGGGTCACCGTGTCACCCACGCCGATGTTCCCCGAGGAAGGGCTCAGCGACACCTGCGTGTCCTTGGGGGAGTCTGcgggggacacagagggacagggtgggcacagggggctgccaccaccccagggCACGGAAAAAGGGAGGTGCATGACAGGAGGTGGCACCTAAGGGACAGATGGGGCCAGGGAGCAGGATAGggagggagaagcaggaggaaaatgctGCAGGGAAGAagggggtggcaggagggggaCGTGGCAGTGGTGGCGGTGACAgaggtgtcccctgtccccacgcCACGTACGCCTGACCCGCAGCACCACCTCCGTGC encodes:
- the SIGLEC1 gene encoding sialoadhesin isoform X2, whose translation is MWEKEGPLCWRGPVSPMSPGSATMRLPRCLVLLASLVPPALGSWGVSYPESLQASGGSCLVVPCTFSYPADVTTADGIVAIWYKDYDGQRKVVFHSAAPQDVDPNFGGRAQLLGDPTAQNCTLLLRGVTPGDSGLYRFRFEIINGDRWSASRDVTLSVSEDLERPSVTSSEEQTEGQRSTLECSTPYFCPGGDIVLRWEGYDPQVSEVSSHVQLDTSGVGHQVTLSSSFTWKDHSKKLLCVVSDGSKRASTEVVLRVRHSPKDTQVSLSPSSGNIGVGDTVTLSCEVGSSHPPVSGYHWYKDGVAVGTERVLALRGVRREDHGRYHCEAQNTLGTGVSPPVTLRVFSAEISASPAAEVLEGTATTLSCDVPGREGHPEELTYTWYKNSAWLKEGPAHTLLFPAVAAGDAGYYSCQVTNSQGSDTAQAISLSVTYPPRIPTLTLFQETQGGRLVIVRCTVDSHPPATLAIDRDGTVLATSGAQVPLGQRLGVTASHNSLRLEIRDAGPQDSGKYGCTASNVHGSASATKVLVTRAAGILIQPSAEVTEGTAVTLTCVGTGDTGEEPLYTWYRNGRRLQESSFPTLEFPSVRGDDAGAFQCQVRSRNGSDTSEAVPLRVLYAPRQPVLSSFLQSQGGRLGIIQCSVESDPESNLTLRRGDDAIACTQGCPQATSPRVHVTRSYNSLKVEIRDVVVEDEGIYVCQAGNSQGSASATVDFKADTANVTVSPSPRVLEGSNATLTCHLSSGSTAVPNVTWYHNGQQISTGSATSLVLQPVASRDTGLYRCRASTAGSERSSPDVLLEVLYPPRDPLLTAFLEAEQGSLAIFQCSVASNPPAQLALLRDQELVATSAGGSSPRVTVSAVPNSLRVEIREVTPADDGSYRCTATNAHGSAERRLYLRVQATRVLISPSSEVLEGDNVSLMCQVAGEPLGDTVYSWYKDSKWLQEGPDSVLVLSRVTSAATGLYHCRAQGSAGTSVSPAVTLSVCYAPRALALSTFLEPPWGQRGILECSVDSSPPAQLALFKDGALVASTALSPPVPRPRLSVTAATNALRVRLHPVLLQDEGEYRCVATNAHGNASATGNFSGGAARVRIWPSPDVREGDSATLTCAVAGGDQDVLSYTWYRNQVWLGTGSSPNLTFPGVTASDAGSYQCSVRTPAWNHSATPATLNVLYPPRNLRLQSFVESSQGTATILLCAVDSHPPAQLTLLRGGRLVASSPARGGDSPRQSVRVSPSPNALRLEFREASEEDEGEYECQARSALGDTHASLTLRVQATRVLVRPSAEVAEGTEVTLTCQAPHAQPGTLYTWFKNGRWVTEGPEPSLGLRGHRSDAGLYGCRAGRGPRAPPVALAVLYAPQEPSFVALVEPRGGRQAVLLCSADGVPPPDIAVSRGQGHPPLATSLGPSDPRFEVRATPTSLRVGMAGLEPGDAGLYLCSATNSRGSATASLRLQVPGVTLTVEPSQEVPEGTRATMSCSATAWGDKGVNYTWYRDGRWLWEGPSGSFVLSPVSSSDAGSYQCQASGTWGTATSVPLSLSVLYPPRAVSVSTFLENQNGRGAIVLCTAQSHPPSSLALLHHGHLLATSLSPAVTPGVRATPSHNALRVELMAVGTGAGGRYVCVATNALGNATASADFDVHTLSHLRTFRVLSGLLVAIVAIATVALLAMKVWPRIRKFRSWSRAEDTLELRSKQDLPQMDGAS